In a single window of the Streptomyces sp. HUAS ZL42 genome:
- a CDS encoding geranylgeranyl reductase family protein: MTVVTEPLSENTADVIVVGAGPAGSTTAYHLAKSGLDVLLLEKTEFPREKVCGDGLTPRAVKQLVAMGIDVSEEAGWLRNKGLRIIGGGVRLQLDWPDLASFPDYGLVRKRDDFDEQLARQAQKAGARLYERCNVGAPIVDDRTGRITGVHAKLGEEKREVTFHAPLVVAADGNSTRLSLAMGLHRREDRPMGVAVRTYFTSPRHEDDYLESWLELWDRRGPEDRLLPGYGWIFGMGDGTSNVGLGVLNTSDSFKELDWREVLKAWCASMPEDWGYTPENMTGPIRGAALPMAFNRQPHYTRGLLLVGDAGGLVNPFNGEGIAYAMESGQIAADVIVQAHARSTPAQRETALQHYPRVLKETYGGYYTLGRAFVKLIGNPKVMKIATQRGLTHPLLMKFTLKLLANLTDPTGGDAMDRIINGLSKVAPKA; encoded by the coding sequence GTGACCGTCGTGACCGAGCCCCTCTCCGAGAACACCGCCGATGTGATCGTCGTGGGCGCCGGGCCGGCCGGCTCCACCACCGCGTACCACCTCGCCAAGTCCGGTCTCGATGTCCTGCTGCTGGAGAAGACCGAGTTCCCGCGCGAGAAGGTGTGCGGTGACGGTCTCACGCCCCGTGCCGTCAAGCAGCTCGTGGCCATGGGCATCGACGTCTCGGAGGAGGCCGGCTGGCTGCGCAACAAGGGGCTGCGCATCATCGGCGGCGGGGTGCGGCTGCAGCTGGACTGGCCGGATCTCGCCTCCTTCCCCGACTACGGCCTCGTCCGCAAGCGCGACGACTTCGACGAGCAGCTCGCCCGCCAGGCCCAGAAGGCGGGCGCGCGCCTGTACGAGCGCTGCAACGTCGGCGCCCCCATCGTCGACGACCGTACCGGCCGTATCACCGGCGTCCACGCCAAGCTCGGCGAGGAGAAGCGCGAAGTCACCTTCCACGCGCCCCTGGTCGTCGCAGCCGACGGCAACTCGACGCGCCTCTCCCTGGCGATGGGCCTGCACCGCCGCGAGGACCGCCCGATGGGCGTCGCGGTCCGTACGTACTTCACCTCCCCCCGCCACGAAGACGACTACCTGGAGTCCTGGCTGGAACTGTGGGACCGCCGGGGCCCCGAGGACCGGCTGCTCCCCGGCTACGGCTGGATCTTCGGCATGGGCGACGGCACGTCGAACGTCGGCCTGGGCGTCCTCAACACCTCCGACTCCTTCAAGGAACTCGACTGGCGCGAGGTCCTCAAGGCCTGGTGTGCGTCCATGCCGGAGGACTGGGGCTACACACCGGAGAACATGACCGGCCCGATCCGCGGCGCGGCTCTCCCCATGGCCTTCAACCGCCAACCCCACTACACCCGTGGCCTGCTGCTCGTCGGCGACGCCGGCGGCCTGGTGAACCCCTTCAACGGGGAGGGCATCGCCTACGCCATGGAGTCCGGCCAGATCGCCGCCGACGTCATCGTCCAGGCCCACGCGCGCTCGACGCCGGCCCAGCGCGAGACGGCCCTCCAGCACTACCCGCGCGTCCTGAAGGAAACCTACGGCGGTTACTACACGCTGGGCCGCGCCTTCGTGAAGCTCATCGGCAACCCGAAGGTCATGAAGATCGCGACCCAGCGCGGCCTGACGCACCCCCTGCTGATGAAGTTCACCCTGAAGCTGCTGGCGAACCTCACGGATCCGACGGGCGGCGACGCGATGGACCGCATCATCAACGGCCTGAGCAAGGTGGCGCCGAAGGCGTAA
- a CDS encoding GNAT family N-acetyltransferase, protein MNRALPVVRLRVPTDEDAVAWHRIFDDPDVMEFHGGRAAELSVYEELTARQRRHDAERGFCLWTMIDEAGQVLGFTGAQPWERDWGPTGEIEIGWRLGRAHWGKGYVTAAAHMTLERLRAAGLPNVVAMVDSRNARSIAVTRRLGMRLAEVFTTPASQREGHCYRLDL, encoded by the coding sequence GTGAACCGAGCTCTCCCCGTAGTACGGCTGCGCGTCCCCACCGACGAGGACGCCGTCGCCTGGCACCGGATCTTCGACGACCCGGACGTCATGGAGTTCCACGGCGGCAGGGCCGCGGAGCTGTCCGTCTATGAGGAACTCACCGCCCGCCAGCGCCGGCACGACGCCGAACGCGGCTTCTGCCTGTGGACCATGATCGACGAGGCCGGCCAGGTCCTCGGCTTCACGGGCGCGCAGCCATGGGAGCGGGACTGGGGGCCGACGGGCGAGATCGAGATCGGCTGGCGGCTCGGGAGGGCTCACTGGGGCAAGGGGTACGTCACCGCGGCCGCGCACATGACCCTGGAACGGCTGCGTGCGGCGGGCCTGCCGAACGTGGTGGCGATGGTCGACTCCCGAAACGCACGGTCGATCGCGGTCACGCGGCGGCTGGGCATGCGGCTGGCCGAGGTCTTCACGACGCCGGCGTCGCAGCGCGAGGGGCACTGCTACCGGCTCGATCTGTGA
- a CDS encoding PASTA domain-containing protein: protein MRITPKTPEVRVPKLVGLMAMDARVAAEARGVLLAAPDRPDFHRTVVDYVVRQYPLPGVEIPRGAVVTVWFDFGEGEGGGGAGVREPRIPNPSGGGLQRELDEPGDPYAVAGFSAP, encoded by the coding sequence GTGCGCATAACACCCAAGACGCCCGAAGTGCGAGTGCCCAAGCTCGTCGGTCTGATGGCCATGGACGCGCGTGTCGCGGCCGAGGCCCGCGGAGTGCTCCTCGCCGCGCCCGACCGGCCCGACTTCCATCGAACCGTCGTCGACTACGTCGTACGGCAGTATCCCCTGCCCGGCGTCGAGATCCCGCGCGGTGCCGTGGTCACCGTGTGGTTCGACTTCGGTGAGGGTGAGGGCGGCGGAGGCGCCGGGGTGCGCGAGCCGCGCATCCCGAACCCGAGCGGCGGCGGGCTGCAGCGCGAGCTGGACGAGCCGGGTGACCCGTACGCGGTCGCCGGTTTCAGCGCCCCTTGA
- a CDS encoding demethylmenaquinone methyltransferase, whose product MTRASLDKQPHEVASMFDNVAERYDLTNDVLSLGQDRRWRKEVARAVDARPAQKVLDLAAGTATSSLPFARTGAYVVPCDFSLGMLQVGKKRHPWLPFTAGDATKLPFRDDTFDAVTISFGLRNVQDTDTALRELYRVTRPGGRVVICEFSHPTWAPFRTVYTEYLMRALPPVARAVSSNPDAYVYLAESIRTWPDQPALAERLRKAGWSKVAWRNLTGGVVALHRGFKES is encoded by the coding sequence GTGACCCGCGCATCCCTGGACAAGCAGCCGCACGAAGTCGCCTCGATGTTCGACAACGTGGCGGAGCGGTACGACCTGACCAACGACGTGCTGTCCCTCGGACAGGACCGGCGCTGGCGCAAGGAGGTCGCGAGGGCGGTGGACGCCCGTCCCGCGCAGAAGGTCCTGGACCTCGCCGCCGGTACGGCCACCTCCTCGCTGCCGTTCGCCCGCACCGGCGCGTACGTCGTCCCCTGCGACTTCTCCCTCGGCATGCTCCAGGTGGGCAAGAAGCGGCACCCCTGGCTGCCGTTCACGGCGGGCGACGCGACGAAGCTGCCCTTCCGGGACGACACCTTCGACGCGGTGACGATCTCCTTCGGGCTGCGCAACGTGCAGGACACGGACACCGCCCTGCGGGAGCTGTACCGGGTGACCCGGCCGGGCGGCCGGGTCGTCATCTGCGAGTTCTCACATCCGACCTGGGCGCCGTTCCGCACGGTCTACACCGAGTACCTGATGCGGGCCCTGCCGCCGGTCGCCCGCGCGGTCTCCTCCAATCCGGACGCGTACGTCTACCTCGCCGAGTCCATCCGGACCTGGCCCGACCAGCCCGCCCTCGCCGAGCGTCTGCGCAAGGCGGGCTGGTCGAAGGTGGCGTGGCGGAACCTGACGGGCGGGGTGGTGGCCCTGCACCGGGGCTTCAAGGAGAGCTGA
- a CDS encoding chitinase: MRSFLKPVAGLSCLFALATAGCSAGPGGSSAAPSASVSAEASAETSYAPYVSVTDASGNDSAGSPATYNLAFVISDGSGCTPKWNETHAIGDSSVKSRIAALKESGATVRVSFGGADGKELASACDDATDLAKAYGDALDAAGSSQADFDIEGEQLTDSDSVNLRSRAIAALQKERPDLEISFTLPVMPTGLDADGLALLESANTYDVQVSTVNIMTMNYGESYDGDMGAYALTSAKATQAQLKKVFGLSDDGAWRGMALTSMIGVNDVDNETFTLADAAEVRAFAEEKEMAWVSMWATFRDQQCEEGEATQDDAATNCSGVTQSSGAFAKAFTG, translated from the coding sequence ATGAGGAGTTTCCTGAAGCCGGTGGCCGGGCTCAGTTGCCTGTTTGCCCTGGCCACGGCCGGGTGCTCCGCAGGTCCCGGCGGAAGCTCGGCCGCGCCGTCGGCGAGCGTGTCGGCCGAGGCATCGGCCGAGACGTCGTACGCCCCGTACGTCAGCGTCACGGACGCCTCCGGCAACGACTCCGCCGGCTCACCGGCGACGTACAACCTCGCCTTCGTGATCTCGGACGGCAGCGGCTGTACGCCGAAGTGGAACGAAACGCACGCGATCGGCGACTCGTCGGTGAAGTCCCGCATCGCGGCGCTGAAGGAGAGCGGCGCGACGGTGCGCGTCTCCTTCGGCGGTGCCGACGGCAAGGAGCTGGCGTCGGCCTGCGACGACGCCACCGACCTCGCGAAGGCCTACGGCGACGCACTGGACGCCGCGGGTTCCTCCCAGGCCGACTTCGACATCGAGGGCGAGCAGTTGACGGACTCCGACTCGGTGAACCTGCGCTCCCGGGCGATAGCCGCGCTGCAGAAGGAGCGCCCGGACCTCGAGATCTCCTTCACGCTCCCGGTCATGCCGACCGGCCTCGACGCCGACGGCCTGGCGCTGCTGGAGTCCGCGAACACGTACGACGTCCAGGTCTCCACCGTCAACATCATGACGATGAACTACGGCGAGTCGTACGACGGCGACATGGGCGCGTACGCCCTCACCTCGGCCAAGGCCACCCAGGCCCAGCTGAAGAAGGTCTTCGGGCTGTCCGACGACGGAGCCTGGCGGGGCATGGCGCTCACCTCGATGATCGGCGTCAACGACGTCGACAACGAGACGTTCACCCTTGCGGACGCGGCCGAGGTGCGCGCGTTCGCCGAGGAGAAGGAGATGGCCTGGGTGTCCATGTGGGCCACGTTCCGGGACCAGCAGTGCGAGGAGGGCGAGGCGACGCAGGACGACGCGGCGACCAACTGCAGCGGGGTGACGCAGAGTTCGGGCGCGTTCGCAAAGGCGTTCACGGGCTGA
- the mqnC gene encoding cyclic dehypoxanthinyl futalosine synthase, which produces MTENADLQSVLDRAAAGGRITPAEALDLYRDAPLHALGAAADAVRRRRYAGTEHIATYIIERNINYTNVCVTACKFCAFYAPPKDTAKGWTRDLDDILRRCAETVELGGTQIMFQGGHHPDYGVEYYEKHFAAIKKEFPQLVIHSLGASEVEHMARISKVSVEEAIQRIHAAGLDSFAGAGAELLPERPRKAIAPLKESGERWLEIMEAAHRLGVESTSTMLMGTGETNAERIEHLRMIRDVQDRTGGFRAFIPYTYQPENNHLKGRTQATIFEYLRMIAIARLFMDNIAHIQGSWLTTGKEIGQLSLHYGADDLGSIMLEENVVSSAGAKHRSNRLEIIDLIRKAGRVPAQRSTTYEHLVVHDDPANDPVDERVMSHISSTAITGGTAHPELKILASN; this is translated from the coding sequence GTGACCGAGAACGCCGACCTCCAGTCAGTGCTCGACCGTGCCGCGGCCGGCGGACGGATCACCCCCGCGGAGGCGCTCGACCTCTACCGCGACGCCCCGCTGCACGCGCTCGGCGCCGCCGCCGACGCCGTACGCCGCCGCCGGTACGCCGGGACGGAGCACATCGCGACGTACATCATCGAGCGCAACATCAACTACACGAACGTGTGCGTCACGGCGTGCAAGTTCTGCGCCTTCTACGCGCCCCCGAAGGACACCGCCAAGGGCTGGACCCGCGACCTCGACGACATCCTGCGGCGCTGCGCCGAGACCGTCGAGCTGGGCGGCACGCAGATCATGTTCCAGGGCGGGCACCATCCGGACTACGGCGTCGAGTACTACGAGAAGCACTTCGCCGCCATCAAGAAGGAGTTCCCGCAGCTCGTCATCCACAGCCTGGGGGCGAGCGAGGTCGAGCACATGGCCCGGATCTCCAAGGTGTCGGTCGAGGAGGCGATCCAGCGCATCCACGCGGCCGGCCTCGACTCCTTCGCCGGTGCCGGCGCCGAACTGCTGCCCGAGCGGCCGCGCAAGGCCATCGCGCCGCTGAAGGAGAGCGGCGAGCGCTGGCTGGAGATCATGGAGGCCGCGCACCGGCTGGGTGTCGAGTCCACGTCGACGATGCTGATGGGCACGGGCGAGACCAACGCCGAGCGCATCGAGCACCTGCGGATGATCCGCGACGTACAGGACCGCACCGGCGGCTTCCGCGCCTTCATCCCGTACACCTACCAGCCCGAGAACAACCATCTGAAGGGCCGCACCCAGGCCACCATCTTCGAGTACCTGCGGATGATCGCCATCGCGCGGCTGTTCATGGACAACATCGCCCACATCCAGGGCTCGTGGCTGACCACCGGCAAGGAGATCGGCCAGCTGTCCCTGCACTACGGCGCGGACGACCTCGGTTCGATCATGCTGGAGGAGAACGTCGTCTCCTCCGCCGGCGCCAAGCACCGCTCCAACCGGCTGGAGATCATCGACCTGATCCGCAAGGCGGGACGCGTCCCGGCCCAGCGGTCCACGACGTACGAGCACCTCGTCGTCCACGACGACCCGGCGAACGACCCCGTCGACGAGCGGGTCATGTCCCACATCTCCTCGACGGCGATCACGGGCGGGACGGCACATCCCGAGCTGAAGATCCTCGCGTCCAACTGA
- a CDS encoding prepilin peptidase, producing MSDLLLVAVAVALAALWGVVAGALLPRAVYRFSAPVEEPWRALCPRGHPIRGWTGRARCAECADGGTRGAYGPGVVPLSLFTSIVCAVLAAATGTRPELGVWLLLAPVVVLLAVVDFRVQRLPDPLTLPLAAAALALLGAAALLPEHAGDWTTALLASLALGAGYLVLHLINPGGMGYGDVKLALGMGAVLGWYGWATVMLGTFAGFLLGALYGGVLVVTRRAGRKTPIPFGPFLIAGAFAGLLVGAYAA from the coding sequence GTGAGCGACCTTCTGCTCGTCGCCGTCGCCGTCGCCCTCGCCGCGCTGTGGGGTGTGGTCGCAGGAGCGCTGCTGCCCCGGGCGGTGTACCGGTTCTCCGCGCCGGTCGAGGAGCCGTGGCGGGCGCTGTGTCCCCGCGGGCATCCGATCCGGGGCTGGACGGGGCGGGCGCGGTGCGCGGAGTGCGCGGACGGGGGGACTCGGGGCGCGTACGGGCCCGGCGTCGTCCCTTTGTCCCTCTTCACCTCGATCGTCTGCGCCGTCCTCGCCGCCGCCACCGGCACCCGGCCCGAGCTCGGCGTCTGGCTGCTGCTCGCGCCCGTGGTCGTACTGCTGGCGGTCGTCGACTTCCGGGTGCAGCGGCTTCCCGACCCGCTCACCCTCCCGCTCGCGGCCGCCGCACTCGCCCTGCTCGGTGCGGCCGCGCTGCTGCCCGAGCACGCCGGTGACTGGACGACGGCCCTGCTCGCCTCCCTCGCGCTCGGCGCCGGTTACCTCGTCCTCCACCTCATCAACCCGGGCGGCATGGGCTACGGCGACGTGAAGCTGGCGCTGGGGATGGGCGCGGTCCTCGGCTGGTACGGCTGGGCGACCGTGATGCTCGGCACCTTCGCCGGATTCCTGCTCGGCGCGCTGTACGGCGGGGTGCTGGTCGTCACCCGGCGGGCGGGGCGCAAGACGCCGATCCCGTTCGGGCCGTTCCTGATCGCGGGCGCGTTCGCGGGGCTGCTCGTCGGCGCGTACGCGGCCTGA
- a CDS encoding serine/threonine-protein kinase: protein MQPLGADEPAVVGPYRLLGRLGSGGMGRVYLGRSAGGRTVAVKIVHPHFALDEEFRARFRREVEAARRVGGAWTAPVLDADPEATVPWVATTYAAGPSLATAIADGGPLPTATVRALGAGLAEALAAVHELGLVHRDVKPSNVLLTLDGPLLIDFGIARAMDGTASLTSSGVSIGSPGYMSPEQISGKGATGAADVFSLGAVLAYAATGEPPFRGDSSAALLYKVVHEEPELGSLEGDLRELAEACLAKEPGLRPTPGEVAGRLAPQGAARLVAGGWLPGALVEQVSRSAVRLLNLETSESVPSVPSVPSGPVGFSSPSVGQPVTVGEFGPPPVMPSAEPAVASVPEPRDAPPQYTVVPPADDQRPGKLSVSVAATSTPGDGGRGRRLSCTVALAVAGALAAVTVGSVFVFRLLPGDDDGADTSAGGAYSPAPGDKSSPSDSPSESAPDGSASEGSTSPSAVPARYLGTWEGQGTGLGGTVPMGTFQVTVHDAAVGKELGRVRNTDPLSTMTCIDVLTLQKVTKSQIVATSVGADSNPSTCVKDPHTVRLTPVGDDLKYESDSEGSGRPVARMSKAE, encoded by the coding sequence ATGCAGCCGCTCGGAGCCGACGAACCCGCCGTCGTGGGGCCCTACCGGCTGCTCGGCCGGCTCGGTTCCGGCGGCATGGGCCGGGTCTACCTCGGCCGCAGCGCGGGCGGCCGCACGGTCGCCGTGAAGATCGTGCACCCGCACTTCGCGCTCGACGAGGAGTTCCGGGCCCGCTTCCGGCGCGAGGTGGAGGCCGCGCGCCGGGTCGGCGGCGCCTGGACCGCGCCCGTCCTGGACGCCGACCCGGAGGCGACCGTGCCGTGGGTCGCCACGACCTACGCGGCGGGCCCCTCCCTGGCCACGGCGATCGCGGACGGCGGCCCGCTGCCGACCGCCACGGTACGGGCGCTGGGAGCGGGGCTGGCGGAAGCGCTGGCCGCGGTGCACGAACTGGGGCTGGTGCACCGGGACGTGAAGCCGTCCAACGTCCTGCTGACCCTCGACGGCCCCCTGCTGATCGACTTCGGGATCGCTCGCGCCATGGACGGAACGGCGTCCCTGACCTCCAGCGGCGTCTCGATCGGCTCGCCCGGCTACATGTCCCCCGAGCAGATCTCGGGGAAGGGGGCCACCGGGGCGGCCGACGTCTTCTCCCTCGGCGCGGTGCTGGCGTACGCCGCGACCGGGGAGCCGCCGTTCCGCGGGGACTCCTCGGCCGCGCTGCTCTACAAGGTCGTCCACGAGGAGCCAGAACTCGGCTCTCTGGAAGGCGACTTGCGGGAGCTGGCAGAGGCCTGCCTGGCCAAGGAGCCCGGTCTGCGGCCCACGCCCGGCGAGGTGGCCGGACGGCTCGCTCCGCAGGGTGCGGCCCGGCTGGTGGCGGGCGGCTGGCTGCCGGGGGCGCTGGTCGAGCAGGTCAGCCGGAGCGCCGTACGGCTGCTGAACCTGGAGACGAGCGAGTCGGTGCCGTCCGTGCCGTCCGTGCCGTCGGGGCCGGTGGGGTTCAGCAGTCCTTCCGTCGGACAGCCGGTGACCGTCGGCGAGTTCGGGCCGCCACCCGTGATGCCCTCGGCGGAGCCTGCCGTTGCGTCCGTACCGGAACCGCGTGACGCGCCGCCGCAGTACACGGTCGTACCGCCCGCTGACGATCAGCGTCCCGGGAAGCTCTCCGTCTCCGTGGCGGCCACTTCGACGCCGGGAGACGGCGGGCGCGGGCGGCGGCTGAGCTGCACGGTCGCCCTGGCGGTCGCGGGGGCGCTGGCCGCGGTGACCGTGGGGTCGGTGTTCGTCTTCCGCCTTCTGCCGGGCGACGACGACGGCGCCGACACCTCCGCGGGCGGGGCGTACTCGCCGGCGCCCGGCGACAAGTCGAGCCCCTCCGACAGCCCTTCCGAGAGCGCCCCTGACGGCAGCGCCTCCGAGGGCAGCACCTCGCCCTCCGCCGTCCCCGCCCGCTATCTCGGCACCTGGGAGGGCCAGGGCACCGGCCTGGGCGGCACCGTGCCGATGGGCACGTTCCAGGTCACTGTCCACGACGCGGCCGTGGGCAAGGAACTGGGCAGGGTCCGCAACACGGATCCGCTCTCCACGATGACCTGCATCGACGTCCTGACGCTGCAGAAGGTGACGAAGAGTCAGATAGTCGCCACGTCCGTGGGGGCCGACTCGAATCCGAGCACCTGCGTGAAGGATCCCCACACCGTGCGCCTCACTCCCGTCGGCGACGACCTCAAGTACGAGTCGGACAGCGAGGGTTCGGGACGGCCGGTGGCCCGGATGTCGAAGGCCGAGTAG
- a CDS encoding menaquinone biosynthetic enzyme MqnA/MqnD family protein has protein sequence MDNSRTRPRVGHIQFLNCLPLYWGLARTGTLLDFELTKDTPEKLSEKLVQGDLDIGPITLVEFLKNADDLVAFPDIAVGCDGPVMSCVIVSQVPLDRLDGGRVALGSTSRTSVRLAQLLLAERYGVQPDYYTCPPDLSLMMQEAEAAVLIGDAALRANLLDGPRYGLAVHDLGSLWKEWTGLPFVFAVWAARRDYLEREPVITRRVHEAFLASRNLSLEEVGKVAEQAARWESFDEKVLERYFTTLDFRFGGPQLAAVAEFARRVGPTTGFPADVKVDLLRP, from the coding sequence GTGGACAATTCTCGCACCCGGCCGCGCGTCGGCCACATCCAGTTCCTGAACTGCCTGCCCCTGTACTGGGGGCTCGCGAGAACCGGCACGCTCCTCGACTTCGAGCTGACGAAGGACACCCCGGAGAAGCTCAGCGAGAAGCTGGTGCAGGGAGACCTCGACATCGGGCCCATCACCCTCGTCGAGTTCCTCAAGAACGCGGACGACCTGGTCGCCTTCCCCGACATCGCCGTCGGCTGCGACGGACCGGTCATGTCCTGCGTGATCGTCTCGCAGGTCCCGCTGGACCGGCTGGACGGCGGCCGGGTCGCCCTCGGGTCGACCTCGCGCACCTCCGTCCGCCTCGCCCAGCTGCTGCTCGCCGAGCGCTACGGCGTCCAACCCGACTACTACACCTGCCCACCCGATCTCAGCCTGATGATGCAGGAGGCGGAGGCGGCGGTGCTGATCGGCGACGCGGCCCTGCGCGCCAACCTGCTGGACGGCCCGCGGTACGGACTCGCCGTGCACGACCTCGGCTCGCTGTGGAAGGAGTGGACGGGGCTGCCGTTCGTCTTCGCCGTCTGGGCGGCCCGCCGGGACTACCTCGAGCGCGAGCCCGTCATCACCCGCCGCGTCCACGAGGCCTTCCTCGCCTCCCGCAACCTCTCCCTGGAGGAGGTCGGCAAGGTCGCCGAACAGGCCGCCCGCTGGGAGTCCTTCGACGAGAAGGTCCTCGAGCGGTACTTCACCACGCTGGACTTCCGCTTCGGTGGACCGCAGCTGGCCGCGGTCGCGGAGTTCGCACGGCGGGTCGGACCGACGACCGGCTTCCCCGCGGACGTGAAGGTGGACCTGCTGCGACCCTGA
- a CDS encoding cold-shock protein: MATGTVKWFNAEKGFGFIAQEGGGPDVFVHYSAINASGFRSLEENQSVSFDVTQGPKGPQAENVTPL; the protein is encoded by the coding sequence ATGGCTACCGGAACCGTCAAGTGGTTCAACGCCGAAAAGGGCTTTGGCTTCATCGCCCAGGAGGGCGGCGGCCCCGACGTCTTCGTTCACTACTCCGCGATCAACGCCTCCGGCTTCCGCTCCCTCGAGGAGAACCAGTCGGTGTCCTTCGACGTGACCCAGGGCCCGAAGGGCCCGCAGGCGGAGAACGTCACCCCGCTGTAA
- a CDS encoding helix-turn-helix domain-containing protein — translation MVDAAPPPSRLPLDWIAASLRRERTRAGLSLSELAKRAGIAKSTLSQLEAASGNPSMETIWALGVALGVPFSALVEPPAPAVRVIRAGEGPAVASEQANYVATLLSASPPGARRDIYHLRAEPGAARESEPHIPGTVEHLIVGAGRVKAGPAGEAVELGPGDYMAYRGDVPHSYEALVPGTAFVLIMQHV, via the coding sequence ATGGTGGATGCCGCACCGCCCCCGTCCCGTCTTCCCCTCGATTGGATCGCCGCCTCCCTGCGCCGCGAACGCACCCGGGCCGGGCTGTCCCTGTCCGAACTGGCCAAACGGGCCGGCATCGCGAAGTCCACGCTCTCGCAGTTGGAGGCGGCGAGCGGGAATCCGAGCATGGAGACGATCTGGGCGCTGGGTGTGGCGCTCGGGGTGCCGTTCAGCGCGCTGGTGGAGCCGCCCGCGCCGGCGGTGCGGGTGATCCGGGCCGGTGAGGGGCCCGCCGTCGCGTCGGAGCAGGCGAACTACGTGGCGACCCTGCTCTCGGCGAGCCCGCCGGGCGCCCGGCGGGACATCTATCACCTACGGGCGGAGCCCGGCGCGGCGCGGGAGTCCGAGCCGCACATCCCCGGCACGGTCGAGCATCTGATCGTGGGCGCGGGGCGGGTGAAGGCGGGGCCGGCGGGGGAGGCGGTCGAACTCGGGCCCGGTGACTACATGGCTTATCGGGGCGACGTGCCGCATTCGTACGAGGCTCTGGTGCCGGGTACGGCTTTCGTGCTGATCATGCAGCACGTGTGA
- a CDS encoding AzlC family ABC transporter permease — MRSVQRTDPELLRDVALVCLAGGIVGVSFGAIAVAGGLPVWVPVVMSLVVYAGSAQFSAVGVLLAGGGPVAAAATGLLLNIRTAAFSLAVADTVGRGRLARVLGAHLVTDETVAFALAQPDPVRRRTAFWVSGLGLFAVWNTGVLAGALAGGALGDTATYGLDSAFPAVLVALVLPALRKDARTRRAALLGAVVALAATPVAPAGVPVLPALTGLVLYGREGTAV; from the coding sequence ATGCGTTCGGTACAGCGAACAGATCCGGAACTTCTCCGTGACGTCGCCCTCGTCTGTCTCGCCGGTGGCATCGTCGGCGTGTCGTTCGGTGCGATCGCCGTCGCCGGCGGGCTTCCCGTATGGGTACCGGTGGTGATGTCCCTGGTGGTGTACGCGGGCTCCGCCCAGTTCAGCGCGGTCGGCGTGCTACTTGCCGGGGGCGGCCCGGTCGCCGCGGCGGCCACCGGACTGCTGCTCAACATCCGGACGGCGGCCTTCAGCCTGGCCGTCGCCGACACCGTCGGCCGGGGCCGGCTCGCCCGCGTCCTGGGCGCACACCTCGTGACCGACGAGACCGTCGCCTTCGCTCTCGCCCAGCCGGACCCGGTACGGCGGCGGACCGCGTTCTGGGTCTCCGGGCTCGGGCTGTTCGCCGTGTGGAACACCGGGGTGCTGGCCGGAGCGCTCGCCGGGGGCGCCCTGGGCGACACGGCGACGTACGGTCTGGACTCCGCCTTCCCCGCCGTACTCGTGGCACTGGTGCTGCCGGCCCTGCGGAAGGACGCACGGACCCGGCGGGCCGCGCTGCTCGGGGCGGTCGTCGCGCTCGCGGCGACGCCCGTCGCGCCGGCGGGCGTGCCGGTGCTGCCGGCACTCACCGGGCTTGTGCTGTACGGCCGTGAGGGGACCGCCGTATGA
- a CDS encoding AzlD domain-containing protein, whose amino-acid sequence MSGTVAMILALAVGTYAFRLVGPVLHGRIELSSRTKELMSAGAVVLLTALLATGALTEGGGFAGWARPAGVLVAGALAWRRAPFAVVVLAAAATTALVRAVVPGSA is encoded by the coding sequence ATGAGTGGCACCGTCGCGATGATCCTCGCGCTGGCCGTGGGGACGTACGCCTTCCGGCTGGTCGGCCCCGTGCTGCACGGCCGGATCGAACTGTCCTCACGTACGAAGGAATTGATGTCCGCCGGGGCAGTCGTCCTGCTGACCGCCCTGCTGGCCACCGGGGCGCTGACGGAGGGCGGCGGCTTCGCGGGGTGGGCGCGGCCGGCGGGGGTACTGGTGGCCGGCGCACTGGCATGGCGTCGGGCGCCGTTCGCGGTGGTCGTGCTGGCGGCGGCCGCGACTACGGCCCTGGTGCGGGCGGTGGTACCGGGGTCAGCTTGA